The genomic window GTGCGCTGCACACCGGCGGCCAGGCGCTCGTCGTCGAGGTCGGTCATGACCACCGGGATGCGCGCGCCCTGGGCGATGAGGGACGCCAGCTGGCCCGCCATGAGGCCCGCGCCGATCACGGCGGCCTTCTTGATCTCGCGGACGGGGGCGTCCGGGACGTTGGCGGCCTGCTTGCTGCGCGCGCTCACGAGCTCGAACGCGTACAGGGACGCGCGGGCGGCGTCGGACTGCACGATCTGCGTGAACGCCTCCACGGCGGCCTCGCCGTTGACCACGCGGGACTCGGTGCGCGCGCGGCCCACGAGCTCGATGGCAGCCACCGGGCCGGGGGCGGCACCGTGCCAGGCGCTCTCGGCCTTCGCGGCGGCCTTCTCCACGGCGGCGGTCCAGGTCTGCTCGTCGTCGGTGGTGCGGCGGGGTTCGTGCTTGCCCTCGAGGGTCTCCACGACCCAGGTCTGCCACGAGGTCTCCCACTCGTCCGTGCCGGGGGCACCGTTCAGCACGGCGTCCACGAGACCGATCTGAGCGGCCTTGGCGGGGTTGAGGTTCTTACCGCGCATCGAGTCCGTGACGATGATGCTGAGCGCGGCCTCCGCGCCCACGAGGTGCGGCAGCAGGTAGACGCCGCCCCAGCCGGGGAAGAACCCGAGGTGGCACTCGGGCAGGCCCATGGGTGCCTTGCCCGAGGTGGAGAGGCGGTAGTCCGTGTGCAGCGCGAGCTCCAGGCCGCCGCCCAGGGCCACGCCCGTGATGAGCGAGAACGTGGGGACGTCCATCTCCGCGAGCACCCCGAAGGCGTCGTGGCCCGAGCCCACGTACTCGTCCGAGGTGCCGCTGAGCTGGGCCGCGCGGATCTCCTTGAGGTTGGCTCCGGCGCCGAAGGACTTGGTGTTGCCGGTGACCACCACGGCCTCCACCTGGGAGGTGTCGATCGCGGACAGCTCGCGCTGCAGATCCCGCATGGCCTCCGAACCCCAGATCACCAGCCCGTTGGGTGCCGTGGAGTCCAGGGACACCAACGCGATGGGCTTCTCCCGGCCCGGCAGCACCGGGTGGGTCACGGTGATGGTCACGGTGGACGGGAAGGACTGATCGCTCACACTTGCTCCTGAGTCTGGGTGAGGGGTGGCCTGGGCCACAGGATTCGTCTCGAAGTCTGCCCTGAGACGCAGTCTCAGGTCAAGACATCCCGCCGCGGTCCGACCATCCCGGCCCCACCTCCCCGGGCGCGCCCGACAACGGGCCCCGCAGCGTGGCGGAGGGGCGCGCGTCAGCCGCGCAGCGCCTCGTAGACGGAGCGTGCCGTGCGCTCGGCGACGTCCGCGGGGTTCCCGCCACGGGGCACGAGCACCACGATCGGGGCATCGCCGCCCACCCACACCGTGTCGGTCCGGTTCCCGCCCACGACGCCGCCGCGCGGGTTCGCGAGCGCAGGCTCGCCGTGCTCCCCCGGTCCCGCCGCAGACCCGTCCGGGTCCGCGCCGACGTCACGCCCGCGTGCGGTGTCCACCCCGCCCCCGACCGGCGCACCGGCCGAGGACCCGGGCGGGTCAGCCTCCGGGGTCGCGGCATCGTCCTCGGCCGGGGCGTACAGCGCGGACGGCGTCCCCCTCAACAGCTGCGGGCCCGATGGGGCAGCTTCCTGAGTCGCCGCGTCGTCGTCGGCGGAAACGTCAGGAGAGGACGGGGTCCCGCCCGAGGACGACGGGCCCGACGGGGCAGCCCCCGGGGGCGCTGCGGCGTCACCGGCCGAGGCGTCCGACGAGGACGAGGTTCCTGCCGGGGCCGTGGCCCCGGCAGGGGACCAGGATCCGGGTGCGCCGGCACCCGACGACGCGGCGTCGTTCGCGGTCGGGCGACCCGCCGGGGACGGGGAGCCGTGAGCGTACGGGGGCGCCGCGGCGTCGTCGAGCTCGAGGGAGACCTGTGCGGACGAGAACGAGAGGTCCACCGGCGAGCCGGACGGGGCAGTCTCCTGGTGGATCACGCCGAACAGCGCACACAGCCACACGACCCGCCTGCTCAGCGCAGCCGCGAGCTGCTCCCCCTGCCCCGGCCTCGGACCGCGCAGCCACGTGCGCAGGAACGCGTTGTGCACCGCCACGGTGGCCGCGGGCAGCGCCACTGCCGTGACGCGGCGGTCCGGGGAGTCGGGCAGGGCGGCACGCAGGAAGGCATGGAAGACCCGCTCGTAGCGCGAGGACATGGCGATCTCACGGTCCCGCAGGGACTCGACGCGCTGCAGGAGGTCGTGCCGGGCGAACGCGCGCTGCGCGTGGTCCAGGTTGTGGCGGAACACGAGCTGCGCGCCCTCCACCAGGCCGTCCTGCGGGGACAGTCCCGGGCGCTGCAGCAGGGCCTCCAGCCGCTCCAGGGTGGCCGCGTGGTCCGCGAAGACGACGTCCTCCTTGCTGCCGTACTTGCGGAAGAACGTGGCCCGGCTGATGCCTGCGGCCTGGGCGAGCTGCTCCACGGTGGTCTCCATGTACCCGTGGTCCGCGAGCATGCGGATGGAGCGCGTGACCACGTCCTCGGTGACGGCGCTGGCCTCACTCATCTGGGTCTCCTCACACGACGACGGGCGGCTGTGGGAT from Kocuria rhizophila DC2201 includes these protein-coding regions:
- a CDS encoding 3-hydroxyacyl-CoA dehydrogenase NAD-binding domain-containing protein, with product MSDQSFPSTVTITVTHPVLPGREKPIALVSLDSTAPNGLVIWGSEAMRDLQRELSAIDTSQVEAVVVTGNTKSFGAGANLKEIRAAQLSGTSDEYVGSGHDAFGVLAEMDVPTFSLITGVALGGGLELALHTDYRLSTSGKAPMGLPECHLGFFPGWGGVYLLPHLVGAEAALSIIVTDSMRGKNLNPAKAAQIGLVDAVLNGAPGTDEWETSWQTWVVETLEGKHEPRRTTDDEQTWTAAVEKAAAKAESAWHGAAPGPVAAIELVGRARTESRVVNGEAAVEAFTQIVQSDAARASLYAFELVSARSKQAANVPDAPVREIKKAAVIGAGLMAGQLASLIAQGARIPVVMTDLDDERLAAGVQRTRDRFAAQAEKGRMTPEQAEQLGSLITGARSPEDLADADFVIEAVFEELDVKRQVFAQWEPVIKEDAILATNTSSLSITAMGRDLQHPERLVGFHVFNPVEVTPLLEIVAGEKTDDSTLATAFDLAAKLRRIAVRVEDAPSFVVNRVLTRMFDSIGRAMDAGGDPETVDHALDAMGLPMTPLQLLDFVGPAVLVHITHTMNDAYPQRFTLSPWLDAVADAGLKNTLPARGESSETYLSEGANEALERTRRENGVTAQSGDGAGGQLLTRVQDALAEEIGYMLDEGVVASARDIDLCMILGANYPFHLGGITPYLDRCGAAERVRGARFDAAQQ
- a CDS encoding TetR/AcrR family transcriptional regulator, producing the protein MSEASAVTEDVVTRSIRMLADHGYMETTVEQLAQAAGISRATFFRKYGSKEDVVFADHAATLERLEALLQRPGLSPQDGLVEGAQLVFRHNLDHAQRAFARHDLLQRVESLRDREIAMSSRYERVFHAFLRAALPDSPDRRVTAVALPAATVAVHNAFLRTWLRGPRPGQGEQLAAALSRRVVWLCALFGVIHQETAPSGSPVDLSFSSAQVSLELDDAAAPPYAHGSPSPAGRPTANDAASSGAGAPGSWSPAGATAPAGTSSSSDASAGDAAAPPGAAPSGPSSSGGTPSSPDVSADDDAATQEAAPSGPQLLRGTPSALYAPAEDDAATPEADPPGSSAGAPVGGGVDTARGRDVGADPDGSAAGPGEHGEPALANPRGGVVGGNRTDTVWVGGDAPIVVLVPRGGNPADVAERTARSVYEALRG